One segment of Tepidimicrobium xylanilyticum DNA contains the following:
- a CDS encoding dipeptidase: MLIDIHGDIWTDVTVKRSLGERDIIKRYHLDRFKKGDMAGGAFIVWIDPPHVERPKERFLESIKYMCQEIWENQDILRVIFNSKGFYAAVAEGKLAVILGMEGLSPLGDDPEGIYVLYQLGFRQISLTWNEQNAFGTGARGDTNRGLTELGKRAVKIMENLGIILDVSHANDRTFWDIYKVATKPIIASHSNARVLCPVKRNLTDEQIKAIGERGGLIGINAFNEFIHADRDKRNVDYLINHMEHIAELIGIDHLAFGFDFFEYLEEDTSQSFIEDPYRGTSGIEDISKAPNLISKLQERGFSQEDIERISYKNYLRIMDIVCG; encoded by the coding sequence ATGTTAATTGACATACATGGTGATATATGGACGGATGTAACGGTAAAAAGGAGCTTAGGGGAAAGGGATATAATAAAAAGATACCACCTAGATAGGTTTAAAAAAGGGGATATGGCAGGAGGTGCCTTTATAGTATGGATTGACCCTCCTCATGTTGAAAGGCCAAAGGAGAGGTTTTTGGAAAGCATAAAATATATGTGTCAGGAGATATGGGAAAATCAGGATATCCTAAGGGTAATATTTAATTCTAAAGGTTTTTATGCTGCTGTAGCTGAAGGAAAGCTGGCGGTGATTCTTGGAATGGAAGGTTTAAGTCCTTTAGGTGATGATCCAGAAGGGATATATGTTCTATATCAGTTGGGTTTCAGACAGATAAGTCTTACCTGGAATGAACAAAATGCTTTTGGAACAGGGGCTAGGGGCGATACGAATAGAGGTCTTACAGAGTTAGGTAAAAGAGCTGTAAAGATAATGGAGAATCTAGGGATTATTCTTGATGTATCCCATGCAAATGACAGAACCTTCTGGGATATATATAAGGTTGCAACTAAGCCTATTATTGCCTCTCACTCCAATGCAAGGGTTCTTTGTCCAGTGAAAAGAAATTTAACGGATGAGCAGATAAAGGCCATAGGAGAAAGGGGTGGTCTTATAGGGATTAATGCCTTCAACGAGTTCATACATGCGGACAGGGATAAGAGGAATGTGGACTACCTCATAAACCATATGGAGCACATAGCTGAACTGATTGGAATAGACCATCTAGCCTTTGGATTCGACTTCTTTGAATATCTAGAGGAGGACACATCCCAATCCTTCATAGAAGACCCCTACAGAGGAACTTCTGGAATAGAGGATATATCCAAAGCTCCAAATCTCATAAGTAAATTGCAGGAAAGGGGATTTTCACAAGAAGATATTGAAAGGATAAGCTATAAAAATTATCTGAGGATAATGGATATAGTTTGTGGATAA
- the iadA gene encoding beta-aspartyl-peptidase, with translation MITIIRNINVYKPEPIGIKDILLMGDKIAAIEDKIHINLNGLVEVKEIDGTGKILVPGFIDCHVHILGGGGEGGFSTRTPEATLSSFTTAGVTTVVGTLGTDGVARDMNALLAKARGLEEEGITTYVYTGSYRLPLNTLTGEIMKDIMFIDKVIGIGEVAISDHRSSQPTFEEFIRAAADARVAGMLSGKAGIVNVHVGDGPRKLEFLFRTIEETEIPITQFLPTHINRNSELFEDAIKYAKMGGYIDFTASEDPELWEEQDGEVSFSKGLKRILEEGIHLDNFTLSSDGQGSLPIFNEKKEFVGIGVGKSISLLVGIKDCVFNENIPLEIAIRAVTCNPAKILKLNGKGRIERYFDADLCILDEKSLDIDMVIAKGKIMVENRKAVVFGTFEE, from the coding sequence ATGATTACAATTATTAGAAATATTAATGTCTACAAACCGGAACCTATAGGAATAAAGGATATATTGTTGATGGGAGATAAAATTGCAGCAATAGAAGATAAAATTCATATAAATTTAAATGGCTTAGTAGAAGTAAAGGAGATAGATGGTACTGGTAAGATTTTAGTACCAGGATTTATAGACTGTCATGTCCACATTTTAGGTGGAGGCGGAGAAGGGGGTTTTTCCACTAGGACTCCTGAAGCTACCCTATCTAGTTTTACAACTGCAGGGGTTACGACTGTAGTTGGAACCCTTGGCACTGACGGTGTTGCTAGGGACATGAATGCTTTATTGGCTAAGGCAAGGGGGTTGGAGGAAGAAGGCATTACTACCTATGTTTATACTGGTTCCTATAGATTACCCCTAAATACTCTTACTGGAGAGATAATGAAGGACATAATGTTTATAGACAAGGTAATAGGTATTGGTGAGGTTGCTATTTCAGATCATAGGTCATCTCAGCCTACATTTGAGGAATTCATAAGGGCTGCAGCGGATGCACGTGTTGCAGGTATGTTATCGGGAAAGGCTGGAATTGTAAACGTTCATGTAGGTGATGGACCAAGAAAGCTTGAATTCCTATTTAGAACTATTGAGGAAACTGAAATTCCTATTACTCAATTTTTACCTACTCATATTAACAGAAACTCGGAGCTATTTGAAGATGCTATAAAATATGCTAAGATGGGAGGGTATATAGATTTTACCGCCAGTGAGGATCCCGAACTTTGGGAGGAGCAGGATGGGGAGGTAAGCTTTAGCAAGGGCTTAAAAAGGATTTTAGAGGAAGGAATACACTTAGATAATTTCACCCTAAGCTCTGATGGTCAGGGAAGCCTACCCATATTCAATGAAAAGAAGGAGTTTGTTGGAATAGGGGTAGGGAAGTCCATCAGCTTATTGGTAGGGATAAAGGATTGTGTATTCAATGAAAATATCCCGTTAGAAATAGCAATTAGGGCAGTAACATGCAATCCTGCTAAAATTCTTAAGCTTAATGGGAAAGGTAGAATAGAAAGATATTTTGATGCTGACCTTTGCATTCTCGATGAGAAATCGTTAGATATTGACATGGTCATAGCGAAGGGCAAGATTATGGTAGAGAATAGAAAAGCAGTTGTATTTGGAACTTTCGAGGAATAG